In Salisediminibacterium beveridgei, one DNA window encodes the following:
- a CDS encoding response regulator transcription factor, protein MPAKIKVMIVDDHQVVRKGLKMFLEADRQLTVCGEAGSLKEMLDLIGEVEPDVVLLDFKLPDGDGITGCSAVCSSFPDAKVLILTAYADETLMADASEAGALAYLIKDIESDELISKIKSISSQPSDCRKMKELPNKQLKREYNLSSRDIQILDLLSMGKVNKEIALQLNLNEKTIRNNLHKVFKKINVTNRTEAAGFWARQKRLHKTSQ, encoded by the coding sequence ATGCCAGCTAAAATCAAAGTAATGATTGTGGATGACCATCAAGTCGTCCGAAAAGGGCTGAAAATGTTTTTGGAAGCAGACAGGCAGTTAACCGTTTGCGGGGAAGCGGGGTCATTAAAAGAGATGCTTGATCTCATTGGCGAAGTGGAACCGGATGTTGTGTTGTTGGACTTCAAATTGCCGGATGGCGATGGCATTACAGGTTGTTCCGCCGTGTGCAGTTCTTTTCCGGATGCGAAAGTTTTAATCCTGACAGCTTATGCTGATGAAACGCTGATGGCCGATGCCTCAGAAGCAGGAGCACTTGCCTATCTCATCAAAGATATAGAGAGTGATGAGTTGATTTCCAAAATAAAATCCATTTCTTCTCAGCCATCTGATTGCCGGAAGATGAAGGAGTTACCGAATAAACAATTAAAACGAGAATACAATCTCAGTTCAAGGGATATACAGATTTTGGATTTACTCAGCATGGGGAAAGTGAACAAAGAAATCGCTCTTCAATTAAATCTGAATGAAAAAACCATCCGGAATAATCTTCACAAAGTGTTCAAAAAAATCAATGTGACGAATCGCACGGAGGCCGCGGGTTTCTGGGCACGTCAAAAGAGATTGCACAAAACTTCACAATAA
- a CDS encoding sensor histidine kinase, with translation MENYYFFLYLIYGLVYIAMGIYVSGRKRASTVQIPLIRSLIFLAGFGVLHGLSEWMTMVVITGMYDNQYEILFYIKQFLKALSFVSLFLFGLNLLIYHNKNKRRWMLIPWLVFICWASGMYYLSMTFGASYPIEEPAFNTVVLRYLMGLPAGIMAGIALFRHSFHFQSGAFSKMRGKYHRLAILFLLYALIDGVFVREMAFFPADMINNVLFFEITGIPIQVLKILVGVGILYVTALIIDAFEKEKNDHIDTLNQHKIMAEERQKLGVEVHDSIIQHMYAASLKAKIVKNQLSNQPGQMELCDLLEDTQQDLGEAMSKTREFIKRTTMTEVEMNQLTEKIDALIEECKGRSGLDIRIDGEHILWEAKLSAKTATDIYYLIQEALNNAVKHAKARIVVIRFNESESGIRIQIKDDGIGIHQKDLDKQGHMGMQLMRERAHRVGGNLEIERLKQGTAIKCFIPWRDSHAS, from the coding sequence ATGGAAAACTATTATTTCTTCTTGTATTTAATTTACGGCCTGGTCTACATTGCGATGGGGATTTATGTAAGTGGGCGAAAGCGTGCCAGTACTGTGCAAATCCCTTTGATTCGTTCCTTGATTTTTCTGGCCGGCTTCGGTGTCCTTCACGGTCTGTCAGAATGGATGACAATGGTGGTCATTACAGGGATGTACGACAATCAATATGAAATCCTGTTCTATATTAAGCAATTTCTCAAGGCGTTGTCCTTTGTATCTTTGTTTTTATTTGGACTGAATTTACTGATTTATCATAACAAAAATAAGCGGAGATGGATGTTGATTCCCTGGCTGGTTTTTATATGCTGGGCCTCAGGAATGTATTATCTGTCTATGACATTCGGTGCATCCTATCCAATTGAGGAACCTGCATTTAATACGGTGGTCCTCCGCTACTTGATGGGGCTTCCTGCAGGAATCATGGCAGGAATTGCGCTTTTCAGGCATTCGTTTCATTTTCAGAGCGGAGCATTTTCCAAAATGAGGGGGAAATATCATAGACTGGCTATTTTATTTTTACTCTATGCTTTAATCGACGGCGTTTTCGTTCGGGAAATGGCTTTTTTTCCGGCGGACATGATCAATAACGTGCTCTTTTTCGAAATCACAGGCATTCCCATTCAAGTTTTGAAAATCCTGGTCGGTGTCGGGATTCTTTATGTAACTGCATTGATCATTGATGCGTTTGAAAAAGAAAAAAATGATCATATTGATACTTTGAACCAACATAAAATCATGGCAGAAGAAAGACAAAAGTTAGGTGTGGAAGTTCATGATTCCATCATTCAGCACATGTATGCAGCTTCTTTGAAGGCCAAGATCGTCAAGAATCAACTCTCAAATCAACCAGGACAGATGGAACTATGTGATTTGCTTGAAGACACCCAGCAGGATTTGGGTGAAGCGATGTCAAAAACCCGTGAGTTTATCAAGCGGACCACGATGACAGAAGTTGAAATGAATCAATTAACCGAAAAAATTGACGCTTTAATTGAGGAATGTAAAGGTCGTTCGGGTTTGGATATCCGGATTGATGGCGAGCATATTTTATGGGAGGCGAAATTAAGTGCCAAAACAGCAACGGACATTTATTATCTCATTCAAGAAGCATTGAATAATGCCGTAAAGCATGCAAAAGCGAGAATCGTAGTGATCAGATTTAACGAATCCGAATCGGGGATTCGCATTCAGATTAAAGATGATGGCATCGGGATACATCAGAAAGATTTGGATAAACAGGGACACATGGGGATGCAATTAATGAGAGAAAGGGCTCATCGCGTAGGTGGTAATCTGGAGATTGAACGTTTGAAACAAGGGACCGCAATCAAATGCTTTATTCCATGGAGGGATTCACATGCCAGCTAA
- a CDS encoding acyl-CoA dehydrogenase family protein — protein sequence MNFFEQDALLQQLLEDRLNPAFFRFATKELSELGRACAEEIDERAAHTDRAGEPQLLKYDKYGNEVSEVWTNEGYRDTVKQVYNMGIAAYRHKTIPELNREGNYLYSYAQGYLVSQSEIGFYCPVTLTMATAYLLDRYGSERLKENYLPHVLATGETELYEGATFLTERQGGSDVGAIDTYALHVATPDKKTGESHYRLYGEKYFASNAGMAEVMMVLARTPGAPSGTKGLSLFLVPLHHEGEKNRLSIRRLKDKLGVRAVPSAEVEFDGACGYLVGEKERGIYYMMEALNLSRVCNTVASLGIMKRAWHESYYYALERDAFGQRLMEFPMIQDSLVQMKVKHDAEFIATFDLIERFDRWYEGQANDKDEALMRLLIALLKSESADQSIHFAHEGIEMHGGNGYIEDFVTPRLLRDAQVLTVWEGTRNILGLEVIRLVRKYAIHDEFLRLCTAKMAEIPEDMTQRIHLHDAAELLKTQFDQFTQLPESEQTRQVHALTKKMVTLLEAVSLATFAVSHQEEKRWLDELDVYIQDQLNPLFELKVSGWSQETAQNLL from the coding sequence ATGAATTTTTTTGAACAGGATGCACTGCTTCAACAACTGCTTGAAGACCGGCTCAATCCAGCTTTTTTCCGTTTTGCAACGAAGGAATTGAGTGAACTTGGCCGGGCCTGTGCCGAAGAAATTGACGAACGGGCGGCACACACAGACCGGGCCGGTGAACCGCAATTACTCAAGTATGACAAATACGGCAATGAAGTCTCAGAAGTCTGGACGAATGAGGGGTACAGGGATACGGTGAAACAGGTCTACAATATGGGTATCGCAGCATACCGTCATAAGACTATTCCTGAGCTCAACCGGGAAGGAAACTACCTCTACAGTTATGCACAGGGATATCTGGTGTCGCAAAGTGAAATCGGATTTTATTGTCCGGTGACACTGACGATGGCAACGGCCTATTTACTGGATCGCTATGGCAGCGAGCGGTTGAAGGAGAACTATTTACCCCACGTACTTGCAACCGGCGAGACCGAGCTCTATGAAGGGGCGACTTTCCTGACGGAGCGCCAGGGTGGTTCCGACGTAGGAGCGATTGATACGTACGCCCTGCACGTCGCGACACCGGATAAAAAAACCGGGGAAAGTCATTACAGACTGTACGGGGAAAAATATTTTGCCAGTAATGCAGGGATGGCTGAAGTGATGATGGTGCTGGCGAGAACACCGGGAGCACCGTCAGGAACGAAAGGTTTGTCGCTGTTTCTCGTTCCGCTTCATCATGAAGGCGAGAAGAACCGCTTAAGTATCCGCAGGCTCAAGGATAAACTCGGTGTCCGGGCAGTCCCTTCTGCAGAAGTGGAGTTCGACGGGGCATGCGGCTATCTCGTCGGTGAAAAAGAGCGGGGCATCTATTACATGATGGAAGCGCTGAATCTCTCCAGGGTCTGCAACACGGTGGCGTCTCTTGGGATTATGAAGCGTGCCTGGCATGAATCCTATTACTATGCCTTAGAGCGGGATGCGTTTGGACAGCGTCTGATGGAGTTTCCGATGATTCAGGACAGTCTCGTTCAGATGAAGGTGAAGCACGATGCAGAATTCATTGCTACTTTTGACTTGATTGAACGCTTTGACCGCTGGTATGAGGGACAGGCCAATGATAAGGACGAGGCATTGATGCGACTTTTGATTGCATTGTTAAAGTCCGAGAGCGCAGATCAGTCCATTCATTTTGCCCATGAAGGAATTGAAATGCATGGCGGAAACGGTTATATTGAGGATTTTGTGACGCCGAGGCTGTTACGCGATGCGCAGGTCCTGACGGTGTGGGAAGGCACCCGCAACATTCTGGGTTTGGAAGTGATCCGTCTCGTGCGCAAATATGCGATACATGATGAATTTCTCAGATTATGCACAGCTAAAATGGCTGAAATTCCAGAGGATATGACGCAACGGATTCACCTGCATGATGCAGCAGAACTGCTGAAGACGCAATTTGATCAATTTACACAGCTGCCGGAGAGTGAACAGACAAGACAGGTACATGCACTGACAAAAAAGATGGTTACCTTATTGGAGGCCGTGTCGCTGGCAACGTTTGCTGTCAGTCATCAAGAAGAAAAGCGCTGGTTGGATGAGCTGGATGTCTATATCCAGGATCAATTGAATCCTCTGTTCGAATTGAAGGTTTCGGGGTGGTCCCAGGAAACGGCGCAAAATCTGTTATGA
- a CDS encoding MerR family DNA-binding protein, with product MKEDHETVQEKGDQKSIRETAELFDITTRALRYYEELGLIQPNRINRYRYYDREDLARIQLILRGKQLGFSLEEISEMLKLFNEDRSGRKQLERAVAFGDEKIQELDRQIGELKSLRRELLHYREKFNDQLARMDDNEKPFKKKE from the coding sequence ATGAAAGAGGATCATGAAACCGTTCAGGAAAAGGGAGATCAAAAATCAATCCGTGAAACCGCAGAACTGTTTGATATCACGACAAGAGCGCTCCGTTATTACGAAGAATTGGGGTTGATTCAACCGAATCGGATCAATCGGTACCGCTATTATGACCGGGAGGATCTGGCCCGGATTCAGTTGATTTTGCGTGGGAAACAGCTGGGTTTTTCCCTCGAAGAAATTTCGGAGATGCTGAAATTGTTCAATGAAGACCGATCAGGACGCAAACAGCTGGAGCGGGCTGTGGCTTTTGGTGATGAAAAAATTCAGGAACTGGATCGGCAAATCGGTGAATTGAAATCATTAAGAAGAGAGTTGCTGCATTACCGGGAGAAATTCAATGATCAACTGGCACGTATGGATGACAATGAGAAACCATTCAAAAAGAAGGAGTGA
- the tnpA gene encoding IS200/IS605 family transposase, with protein MELDNNNHSVFLLYYHLVLVVKYRKEVIDNNISEYLKDHFVRLMEPKGIKLEEWNQDGDHVHVLFRSVPNVDLSKTINNYKSVSSRLVKRDFPHIKKSLWKEMFWSRSYCLLTSGGAPIETIRKYIETQGMK; from the coding sequence TTGGAATTAGATAATAATAATCATTCAGTGTTCTTGTTGTATTACCACTTAGTCTTGGTTGTTAAGTACCGAAAAGAAGTGATTGATAATAATATTTCAGAGTATTTGAAAGATCATTTCGTTCGCTTAATGGAGCCTAAGGGAATCAAATTGGAAGAGTGGAATCAAGACGGTGACCACGTTCACGTATTGTTCCGTTCGGTTCCTAATGTAGATTTGTCAAAAACAATAAACAATTACAAAAGCGTTAGTTCCCGTTTAGTAAAGCGCGACTTCCCTCATATTAAAAAGTCGCTATGGAAAGAAATGTTTTGGTCGCGCAGCTATTGTCTTTTAACTTCGGGTGGCGCACCTATTGAAACCATTCGCAAATATATCGAAACACAAGGGATGAAGTAA
- a CDS encoding RNA-guided endonuclease InsQ/TnpB family protein, giving the protein MARKKPIKVLRKKKKTVNMQRFTQKQNIGRSTLSAREFRLLQRMSHSSKALRNVCLYTIKQKYLNENKMATTKEIDNAMKADMNYWGIQSNSVQAVRRTLLSEVKSFFEALKKWKETPEGFTGRPKFPKYSRSTAKRVIEIYQVPKVDQDGYWSIPMNTAFRKRFGPLRLRMPKNLMDKNISYIEIVPKQNGRFFEAHYVYEVPMSQMKKQQTTTKALSCDLGVDYLLSCTTNQGDAFLMNGKKLKSINQYFNKKISELKQKNIENGLSKRIVTNQIASLWRKRNLQIDGYLSQTVGLLFKQIKRLNVDTVVMGYNAGWKQESHLGKKNNQEFVQIPFHRLISAIENKCLKEGIRFVKQEESYTSKASFLDHDDIPVWSKGDNTMYSFSGKRLYRGFYRCENGQCIHADINAALNILRKSQVAEWDEKTKIKTPMIMDVQKRKAVA; this is encoded by the coding sequence ATGGCTAGGAAAAAACCGATTAAAGTATTGCGCAAGAAAAAGAAAACAGTCAATATGCAACGCTTCACCCAAAAACAGAACATTGGTCGCAGCACCCTGAGTGCTAGAGAGTTTCGACTTCTGCAACGTATGTCTCATAGTTCCAAGGCTTTGCGCAACGTTTGCTTATACACAATTAAACAAAAATATTTGAATGAAAACAAAATGGCGACAACAAAAGAAATAGACAACGCAATGAAGGCCGATATGAACTATTGGGGCATTCAATCCAACTCCGTACAAGCGGTTCGAAGAACCTTACTCAGTGAAGTAAAGAGCTTCTTCGAAGCGTTAAAGAAGTGGAAAGAAACCCCTGAAGGTTTCACAGGTCGCCCAAAGTTCCCAAAGTATTCTCGTTCCACGGCTAAACGCGTCATCGAAATCTATCAAGTTCCCAAAGTGGATCAGGATGGATATTGGAGCATTCCAATGAATACTGCTTTCAGAAAACGTTTTGGTCCCTTGAGACTGCGAATGCCAAAGAATTTAATGGATAAAAACATTTCTTACATTGAAATTGTGCCAAAGCAAAATGGTCGGTTCTTTGAGGCTCATTATGTATACGAAGTACCTATGTCTCAAATGAAGAAACAACAAACGACGACAAAAGCTTTGAGTTGCGATTTAGGTGTAGATTATCTTCTTAGTTGTACAACGAATCAAGGAGACGCCTTTTTGATGAATGGAAAGAAGTTAAAATCCATCAATCAGTACTTCAACAAAAAGATAAGCGAATTAAAACAGAAAAACATCGAAAACGGCTTGTCGAAACGCATAGTGACAAACCAAATCGCTTCTCTTTGGCGTAAACGAAATCTCCAAATAGACGGCTACCTTTCACAAACCGTAGGTTTGTTGTTCAAACAGATAAAACGACTGAACGTCGATACCGTGGTAATGGGTTATAATGCCGGTTGGAAACAAGAATCGCATTTAGGGAAGAAAAACAATCAAGAGTTCGTACAAATTCCTTTCCACAGATTGATTTCGGCTATTGAGAACAAGTGTCTCAAGGAAGGCATCCGTTTCGTTAAGCAGGAAGAGAGCTACACGTCTAAAGCTAGTTTTCTGGATCATGACGATATTCCGGTTTGGTCAAAAGGCGATAACACGATGTACTCCTTTAGTGGGAAGCGCCTATATCGCGGCTTCTATCGCTGTGAAAATGGACAATGCATCCATGCCGACATTAATGCAGCATTAAATATCCTTCGGAAATCTCAAGTAGCAGAATGGGATGAAAAAACGAAAATAAAAACGCCCATGATCATGGACGTTCAAAAACGTAAAGCTGTTGCTTAG
- a CDS encoding DUF4003 family protein: protein MSVESVVNRYEEIYDEMKKEFKWSFVNKKVLLHAAMTYAVQPHIPFNSQQFKGLCNRISKDASMFSPLKQDKRLTVAAILETKYDDPKTNFHYMKRIYDLLVKKKFRRGAASYTTALVILSQADEVQSLDEYVERTMAIHKGMRKKHPFITSEYDYPLAALLAVEHHDTDELMRRIEYFYEQLAKNGFRKGSDLQFLSHILSLDDEHSPDEIISRTLAARESWKLSGMKHKGLHYPVTGLLALAGGDSLLFDTISETSEDLNRRKSFKWEKDWNSLVAANITMRTTLDPDESLSVSMYASLNTVLEAQNAAMVAAATAGAVAATSSSGN from the coding sequence ATGTCAGTGGAATCAGTCGTTAATCGTTATGAAGAAATCTATGACGAAATGAAAAAGGAATTCAAATGGTCATTTGTGAATAAGAAGGTGCTCTTGCATGCGGCCATGACGTATGCCGTTCAACCGCACATACCATTTAACAGTCAGCAATTCAAAGGACTGTGTAACCGGATCAGTAAAGATGCTTCCATGTTTTCGCCGCTTAAACAGGATAAACGGCTCACTGTTGCTGCGATTCTCGAAACGAAATATGATGATCCGAAGACGAATTTTCACTACATGAAGCGGATCTATGATCTGTTGGTGAAAAAAAAGTTCCGAAGAGGTGCCGCGTCTTATACGACAGCCCTTGTTATTCTCTCTCAAGCGGATGAGGTTCAGTCGCTTGACGAATATGTGGAACGGACGATGGCAATTCATAAAGGAATGAGAAAAAAACACCCGTTTATTACTTCTGAATATGATTATCCTCTGGCTGCACTCCTTGCAGTAGAGCATCATGATACAGATGAACTCATGCGCCGGATCGAATATTTTTATGAGCAACTGGCCAAGAACGGTTTTCGAAAAGGCAGTGATCTGCAGTTTCTGAGTCATATTTTGAGTCTTGACGACGAGCACAGTCCAGATGAGATCATCTCAAGAACCCTTGCTGCCAGAGAATCCTGGAAGCTTTCCGGCATGAAACACAAAGGGCTGCACTATCCTGTGACCGGTCTGCTTGCATTGGCTGGTGGGGACAGCCTGCTGTTTGATACCATCAGTGAAACTTCGGAAGACTTAAACCGGCGTAAATCCTTCAAGTGGGAAAAAGACTGGAACAGCCTCGTTGCCGCGAATATCACGATGCGCACAACGCTTGATCCGGATGAATCACTGTCTGTCAGTATGTACGCCAGCTTGAATACCGTTTTGGAAGCACAGAATGCCGCGATGGTAGCGGCAGCAACAGCCGGTGCCGTCGCCGCCACCAGTTCATCAGGAAATTAA
- a CDS encoding TetR/AcrR family transcriptional regulator, with translation MNQDETKERILDAAINLMCEKGFSSTSVRVIAAEAGVSEMTLFRKFKNKQAILDEITEKYTNTFSSSKIFAEDWTYDLETDLKNLSRTYQDFMNKHKNIVRLAYKESGAHDEISEGLTENPKLMRNHLSSYLNEMQKKGLVTNDLNMDEQVLNFMWMNLGHFSAQFISGNQVTKLPTESFIESSIALFARGLRP, from the coding sequence GTGAATCAGGATGAAACGAAGGAACGGATTCTGGATGCAGCCATCAACCTGATGTGCGAAAAAGGGTTTTCCTCCACTTCTGTGCGTGTAATTGCTGCAGAGGCTGGTGTGTCAGAAATGACGCTCTTCCGGAAATTTAAGAATAAGCAGGCCATTCTGGATGAAATCACTGAAAAATATACCAACACCTTTTCAAGCTCAAAAATTTTTGCGGAAGACTGGACGTATGACCTTGAAACAGATCTCAAAAACCTGAGCCGCACCTACCAGGATTTTATGAATAAACATAAAAATATCGTCCGGCTTGCTTACAAAGAATCAGGCGCTCACGATGAAATTTCTGAAGGATTGACTGAAAATCCGAAACTGATGAGAAACCATTTGTCATCATATCTAAATGAGATGCAGAAAAAAGGTCTCGTCACCAACGATCTCAACATGGATGAACAGGTCTTGAATTTTATGTGGATGAATCTCGGTCATTTTTCCGCACAGTTTATTTCCGGGAATCAGGTCACTAAGCTTCCTACCGAATCTTTCATCGAAAGCAGCATCGCTTTATTTGCCAGAGGATTGAGGCCCTGA
- a CDS encoding ABC transporter substrate-binding protein — translation MKKTMISLAATALIFSACSNNEEDPDGNNVNNDNSNNQAANENETDYENGTDNNAETAADDFPVTITDDSGRDITLEEEPETLASLLPSTTEILFAIDAGDGLIGRSQNDNYPMEELEDIDIIGGMEIDAEMIISLEPDLLFIQDYHFFEYEDMLAEFEEAGIQYLVIEGIESFEATYDSIELIGEAVGRIDEATALTSEMQEEVAKLREQAEAVSEEDRQLVWTEVSPSPDIFTTGTGTFFHEMLEIINADNAAADHDGWVQLSEEEMVALTPDVIITTYGYYVEDAFDEVAERDGWQDIPAVENGEIHDIDNDTVSRPGPRLVEGVRQLGELIYPDVFN, via the coding sequence ATGAAAAAAACGATGATAAGTCTCGCTGCGACAGCCCTGATCTTCAGTGCATGCAGCAACAATGAAGAAGACCCTGACGGGAACAATGTGAACAATGACAACTCGAACAATCAGGCCGCAAATGAAAATGAGACGGATTATGAGAACGGTACGGACAATAATGCCGAAACCGCTGCTGATGACTTTCCCGTCACGATCACTGATGACTCCGGCCGTGACATCACACTTGAAGAAGAACCGGAAACACTCGCATCCCTGTTACCGAGTACAACGGAAATTCTCTTTGCCATCGACGCAGGTGACGGCTTGATCGGTCGTTCCCAAAACGATAATTATCCAATGGAAGAGCTCGAGGATATTGACATCATCGGAGGGATGGAAATCGATGCCGAGATGATTATAAGCCTCGAACCCGACCTTCTGTTCATTCAGGATTATCACTTCTTTGAATATGAGGACATGTTAGCCGAATTTGAGGAAGCCGGCATCCAGTATCTTGTCATTGAAGGGATTGAATCCTTTGAAGCGACATATGATTCCATAGAACTGATTGGCGAAGCCGTAGGTCGTATTGATGAAGCAACGGCTCTCACATCAGAAATGCAGGAGGAAGTCGCCAAACTGAGGGAACAGGCTGAAGCGGTATCTGAAGAAGATCGACAGCTTGTCTGGACGGAAGTTTCGCCGTCTCCGGATATTTTCACCACAGGTACAGGAACCTTCTTCCACGAAATGCTTGAGATTATCAACGCAGACAATGCCGCTGCCGATCATGACGGATGGGTTCAGCTCAGTGAAGAAGAAATGGTCGCTCTGACACCTGACGTCATCATCACAACGTATGGCTATTACGTGGAAGACGCCTTTGACGAAGTTGCTGAGCGTGACGGCTGGCAGGACATTCCTGCCGTTGAAAACGGTGAAATCCATGACATCGATAACGATACCGTTTCCCGCCCCGGGCCCCGGCTCGTTGAAGGAGTGAGACAGCTCGGTGAACTCATCTACCCGGATGTCTTCAATTAA
- a CDS encoding FecCD family ABC transporter permease has product MFTIGAVLLSLSISSVHVPLGHIAHIVGENLFGLQPNPEITDGERRIIWNIRLPRVFLGLGVGAALALAGAAFQGLLRNPLADPYTIGVSSGASLGAVIVIFFGISLPVIGGFTLPLMAILFGFATLMIVFGLVQLTSRSLAVETIILAGIIMSAFIGALISLLIALGDQDAMTRIIYWLYGSVALRGWSYVQLLVPFLVTGSLMLLVYYRELNAMALGEEAAGHIGVNVRRGKIVVVAGASLLTGAAVAVSGTIGFVGLVIPHLVRLLTGPNHRHVLPISFITGGGFLVFADLLARTIIAPQEMPIGVLTALIGAPVFALLLIRKRLGKE; this is encoded by the coding sequence ATGTTTACCATTGGGGCTGTGCTTTTATCCTTATCCATCAGTTCTGTGCATGTTCCCCTTGGGCATATTGCCCACATTGTCGGAGAGAACCTGTTTGGCTTACAGCCGAATCCCGAAATTACGGACGGTGAGCGCCGGATCATCTGGAACATCCGTCTGCCACGGGTGTTTCTCGGATTGGGCGTTGGCGCCGCTTTAGCACTCGCAGGTGCAGCATTTCAGGGACTGCTGCGTAACCCGCTGGCGGATCCCTATACGATCGGGGTCTCCTCCGGAGCATCGCTGGGCGCTGTTATCGTGATTTTTTTCGGGATCAGTCTCCCTGTCATAGGCGGTTTCACCTTGCCTTTGATGGCGATTCTCTTCGGCTTTGCGACACTGATGATCGTCTTTGGACTGGTACAATTGACCAGCCGGAGCCTTGCCGTTGAGACGATCATCCTTGCCGGTATCATCATGAGTGCTTTTATCGGCGCGCTGATTTCGTTACTCATTGCCCTCGGTGATCAGGATGCGATGACCCGGATCATTTACTGGTTGTACGGCAGTGTTGCACTGAGAGGCTGGAGCTATGTCCAGCTCCTGGTTCCGTTTCTGGTAACAGGGAGCCTGATGCTTCTCGTCTATTACCGTGAACTCAATGCCATGGCACTCGGCGAGGAAGCAGCTGGGCACATCGGTGTCAATGTCCGCCGCGGTAAAATTGTGGTCGTTGCAGGGGCCTCACTTCTCACTGGTGCTGCCGTTGCCGTATCCGGAACGATCGGCTTTGTCGGGCTGGTTATTCCCCATCTTGTGCGGCTGCTGACCGGGCCCAATCATCGCCACGTCCTGCCGATTTCATTTATCACTGGTGGGGGCTTCCTCGTCTTCGCAGACCTTTTAGCCCGCACGATTATCGCACCGCAGGAGATGCCAATCGGGGTATTGACCGCCCTTATTGGCGCACCTGTTTTTGCGCTGCTGTTAATTCGAAAACGCCTCGGAAAGGAGTGA